Proteins found in one Methylobacterium sp. CB376 genomic segment:
- the lysA gene encoding diaminopimelate decarboxylase, giving the protein MHHFTYRDGTLHAEEVDLARLAEAVGTPFYCYASATLERHFRVFAEAFAGDDPLVCFAVKANSNQAVLASLARLGAGMDIVSEGELRRALAAGVPGERIVFSGVAKTRAEMAVALDAGILCFNVESEPELEALSEVARARGQTAPVSIRVNPDVDARTHAKISTGKSENKFGIPISRAREVYARAAALPGLAVAGVDMHIGSQITDLAPYDNAASLLAELARDLMAAGHRLHHIDFGGGLGIPYRDDNAPPPDPAAFAAVIRPHFRPLGLRPVFEIGRMIAGNAGILVTRVVYVKEGEGRSFVIVDAGMNDLIRPTLYEAYHALRPVRQPDPEAPRLTADVVGPVCESGDYLALGREMPAVAPGDLLAVMSAGAYGAVQAGTYNTRRLVPEVLVRGAAHAVVRPRQSYEELIGLDRVPDWLAP; this is encoded by the coding sequence ATGCACCACTTCACCTACCGGGACGGCACGCTCCACGCCGAGGAGGTCGACCTCGCGCGGCTCGCCGAGGCCGTCGGCACCCCGTTCTACTGCTACGCCTCCGCCACCCTGGAGCGGCATTTCCGCGTCTTCGCCGAGGCCTTCGCGGGCGACGATCCCCTCGTCTGCTTCGCCGTGAAGGCGAATTCGAACCAGGCGGTGCTCGCCAGCCTGGCCCGGCTCGGCGCCGGCATGGACATCGTGTCGGAGGGCGAGCTGCGCCGCGCCCTCGCGGCGGGCGTGCCGGGCGAGCGGATCGTGTTCTCGGGCGTGGCCAAGACCCGCGCCGAGATGGCGGTCGCGCTCGACGCCGGCATCCTGTGCTTCAACGTCGAGAGCGAGCCGGAACTCGAAGCCCTCTCGGAGGTGGCGCGGGCGCGCGGGCAGACTGCCCCGGTCTCGATCCGCGTCAATCCCGACGTCGATGCCCGGACCCACGCCAAGATCTCGACGGGCAAGTCCGAGAACAAGTTCGGCATCCCGATCAGCCGCGCCCGCGAGGTCTATGCCCGCGCGGCGGCGCTGCCGGGGCTCGCGGTCGCGGGCGTCGACATGCATATCGGCAGCCAGATCACGGATCTCGCCCCCTACGACAACGCGGCTTCCCTGCTCGCCGAACTCGCCCGCGACCTGATGGCGGCGGGGCACCGGCTCCACCACATCGATTTCGGCGGCGGCCTCGGCATCCCCTACCGGGACGACAACGCGCCGCCGCCGGACCCGGCGGCCTTCGCGGCGGTGATCCGCCCGCACTTCCGGCCGCTGGGGCTGCGGCCGGTCTTCGAGATCGGCCGGATGATCGCCGGCAATGCCGGCATCCTCGTCACCCGGGTCGTGTACGTGAAGGAGGGCGAGGGCCGCAGCTTCGTGATCGTGGATGCGGGGATGAACGACCTGATCCGCCCGACCCTCTACGAGGCCTATCACGCGCTGCGCCCGGTGCGGCAGCCGGACCCGGAGGCGCCGCGCCTCACCGCGGACGTGGTGGGGCCGGTCTGCGAGAGCGGGGATTACCTCGCGCTCGGCCGCGAGATGCCGGCGGTGGCGCCCGGCGACCTCCTCGCGGTGATGAGCGCGGGCGCCTACGGGGCGGTGCAGGCCGGCACCTACAACACGCGCCGCCTGGTGCCGGAGGTGCTGGTGCGCGGCGCCGCCCACGCGGTGGTGCGCCCGCGCCAGAGCTACGAGGAGCTGATCGGTCTCGACCGCGTGCCCGACTGGCTGGCGCCCTGA
- a CDS encoding ATP-binding protein, protein MSLSTVRLHQLLVAAAFLVPCVVLLGAAWWNRTEVLREADSAVQRTAAVMHEHASKVFDTAELAMDRVDDYVFDRPWGQIGAPATNAFLSTLKAPLAQAVAVWVVDPEGVVRASSRAGDVGAALAGRDIFAVHRARDIGIYVGPALREGEQETFAVSRRRSTEDGRFDGVIVIALGTGYFGRFYAEVAAPTAHEALLLRADGAVLVREPERVGAEPRLPPGDPFMRAIHGGPQGGFAVATPPGRREARVAWRRVGDYPVQVAFSVESRVAEERWYENLQLYGAVATVSALTLVLMAWLALRRARAEEEALARLTRETAQRAAAEERLRQSQKMEAVGQLTGGIAHDFNNLLAVITGSLEVLQRRLARGDTDVGRFIEGALDGADRAAKLTHRLLAFARQQPLEPRPTDPNRLITGMVDLLRRTLGETVTVETRLAVGVPPIFVDQNQLENAILNLAVNARDAMPGGGRLTLETARDGARDGRAAVAVTVRDTGTGMPPEVVARAFEPFFTTKPQGRGTGLGLSQVYGFVTQSGGEVRIDSAPGLGTAVVLILPVYEGSAPVEGTGRGRVGGPAPPRQARTVLVVEDDAMVRRASAETIGELGYRTITAPDGAAALACLDSNRDVAVLFTDVVMPGLDGPSLAAEARRRRPDLKVVFATGHGREEGREGPLPGPGETVLRKPFTIEDLAAALQAVSREEASA, encoded by the coding sequence GTGAGTCTTTCGACGGTGCGCCTGCACCAGCTCCTCGTCGCCGCGGCCTTCCTGGTGCCGTGCGTGGTCCTCCTCGGGGCCGCGTGGTGGAACCGGACGGAGGTGCTGCGGGAGGCCGACAGCGCCGTCCAGCGCACGGCCGCGGTGATGCACGAGCACGCCTCGAAGGTCTTCGACACCGCCGAACTCGCCATGGACCGCGTCGACGACTACGTCTTCGACCGGCCCTGGGGCCAGATCGGGGCCCCGGCCACGAACGCCTTCCTGTCGACGCTCAAGGCGCCGCTGGCCCAGGCGGTGGCGGTCTGGGTGGTGGATCCCGAGGGCGTGGTGCGGGCGAGCAGCCGCGCGGGCGACGTCGGCGCGGCGCTGGCGGGCCGCGACATCTTCGCGGTGCACCGCGCCCGCGACATCGGGATCTATGTCGGGCCGGCCCTGCGCGAGGGCGAGCAGGAGACCTTCGCGGTGAGCCGGCGGCGCTCGACCGAGGACGGCCGCTTCGACGGCGTCATCGTGATCGCCCTCGGCACGGGCTATTTCGGGCGCTTCTACGCGGAGGTCGCGGCACCGACCGCCCACGAGGCGCTGCTCCTGCGCGCCGACGGGGCCGTCCTGGTGCGCGAGCCCGAGCGCGTCGGGGCCGAGCCGCGGCTCCCTCCGGGCGATCCGTTCATGCGGGCGATCCACGGCGGCCCGCAGGGCGGCTTCGCGGTCGCGACGCCCCCCGGGCGGCGCGAGGCGCGGGTGGCCTGGCGCCGGGTCGGGGATTACCCGGTTCAGGTCGCCTTCTCGGTCGAGAGCCGCGTCGCCGAGGAGCGCTGGTACGAGAACCTGCAGCTCTACGGGGCGGTCGCGACGGTCTCGGCCCTCACGCTGGTGCTGATGGCCTGGCTCGCCCTGCGCCGCGCCAGGGCCGAGGAGGAGGCGCTGGCGCGCCTCACCCGCGAGACGGCCCAGCGCGCCGCCGCCGAGGAGCGGCTGCGCCAGTCGCAGAAGATGGAGGCGGTGGGCCAGCTCACCGGCGGCATCGCCCACGATTTCAACAACCTGCTCGCCGTGATCACGGGCTCGCTGGAGGTGCTGCAGCGGCGCCTCGCCCGCGGCGACACCGACGTGGGCCGCTTCATCGAGGGCGCCCTCGACGGGGCGGACCGGGCGGCCAAGCTCACCCACCGGCTCCTCGCCTTCGCGCGCCAGCAGCCGCTGGAGCCGCGCCCCACCGACCCGAACCGGCTGATCACCGGCATGGTCGACCTCCTGCGGCGCACGCTCGGGGAGACGGTGACGGTCGAGACGCGGCTCGCCGTCGGGGTGCCGCCGATCTTCGTCGACCAGAACCAACTCGAGAACGCGATCCTGAACCTCGCGGTCAATGCCCGCGACGCGATGCCGGGGGGCGGGCGCCTGACCCTGGAGACCGCCCGCGACGGCGCCCGGGACGGGCGCGCGGCGGTGGCGGTCACGGTGCGCGACACCGGGACCGGCATGCCGCCCGAGGTCGTGGCCCGCGCCTTCGAGCCCTTCTTCACGACGAAGCCGCAGGGCCGCGGCACCGGGCTCGGCCTGTCCCAGGTCTACGGCTTCGTCACCCAATCGGGGGGCGAGGTGCGGATCGACAGCGCCCCCGGTCTCGGCACCGCCGTCGTGCTGATCCTGCCCGTCTACGAGGGCAGCGCACCGGTCGAGGGGACGGGGCGCGGGCGCGTCGGCGGCCCCGCGCCGCCGCGTCAGGCCCGCACCGTGCTGGTGGTCGAGGACGACGCGATGGTGCGCCGGGCCAGCGCCGAGACGATCGGCGAACTCGGCTACCGGACGATCACCGCCCCGGACGGCGCGGCGGCGCTCGCCTGCCTCGACAGCAACCGGGACGTGGCGGTGCTGTTCACGGACGTGGTGATGCCGGGCCTCGACGGGCCGAGCCTCGCGGCGGAGGCGCGGCGGCGCCGGCCCGACCTCAAGGTGGTCTTCGCCACCGGGCACGGCCGCGAGGAGGGCCGGGAGGGGCCGCTGCCGGGACCCGGCGAGACCGTGCTGCGCAAGCCCTTCACCATCGAGGATCTCGCCGCCGCCCTGCAGGCGGTCTCGCGCGAGGAAGCCTCCGCCTGA
- a CDS encoding LptM family lipoprotein, whose translation MTLLRLLLVIGTVALLGACGRRGPLEAPQAVAPAASGLPGTSGAAARAEDEDVDPALPQIPDTPGVAQPSRQSSGNSRKRFTVPRGPFPLDPLL comes from the coding sequence ATGACCCTGCTCCGCCTCCTCCTCGTGATCGGTACGGTCGCGCTCCTCGGCGCCTGCGGCCGGCGCGGACCGCTCGAAGCGCCCCAGGCGGTCGCCCCGGCCGCCTCCGGCCTGCCCGGCACGTCGGGCGCGGCGGCGCGCGCCGAGGATGAGGATGTCGATCCGGCCCTGCCGCAGATCCCCGACACGCCCGGCGTCGCCCAGCCCTCGCGGCAATCCTCGGGCAACAGCCGCAAGCGCTTCACCGTGCCCCGGGGACCCTTCCCGCTCGATCCGCTGCTCTAA